In Citrus sinensis cultivar Valencia sweet orange chromosome 2, DVS_A1.0, whole genome shotgun sequence, a single genomic region encodes these proteins:
- the LOC107175693 gene encoding probable transcription factor PosF21: MSAIRAKERKKLYIYMLEHKMHNLRSNSTTLTAQLTLLETESNSLDAEKAVLKHRLEITLQKIHLQDSLNDQIRSEIQHMKTVLGEKIPNLGALFGLSRKSSYQDMNAPIGAVAQLLPELQLQNSYLDQQPQYDFQQQPYLGLNNFGFQNEQGECSQLQQQLLYQENPPPHDHYQMQNEQAQARQLQQQQPRF, translated from the exons ATGTCAGCAATTAGGGCAAAGGAACGGAAGAAGCTGTACATATACATGCTTGAACATAAGATGCATAATTTGCGATCTAATTCAACTACATTGACTGCTCAATTGACCCTATTGGAG ACAGAAAGCAATTCATTGGATGCTGAAAAGGCCGTGCTGAAACATCGATTGGAGATCACGTTGCAAAAGATTCACTTGCAAGACT CgttgaatgatcaaataaGAAGTGAAATCCAGCATATGAAGACCGTGCTTGGAGAAAAAATACCTAATCTTGGAGCTCTTTTTGGATTATCCAGAAAAAGTAGCTATCAGGACATGAATGCACCCATAGGCGCCGTCGCACAACTGCTTCCAGAGCTCCAGCTTCAGAACTCGTATCTGGATCAACAACCACAGTATGATTTTCAGCAGCAGCCATATCTCGGGCtaaataattttggatttcAGAATGAGCAAGGAGAATGCAGCCAACTTCAGCAGCAGCTGCTATACCAAGAGAATCCACCGCCACATGACCATTACCAAATGCAAAATGAACAGGCACAAGCCCGCCAACTTCAACAACAGCAGCCGAGATTTTGA
- the LOC102622731 gene encoding uncharacterized protein LOC102622731, which produces MGLSQDMRISALHSWIKNLLLRSEILALAEVNDLENMVSDLANDGFNELMFLVIVRCNEMKCLVNSLERTRRVTLHKLEWLAIFLNQNLVEICHGQLPAGCLSNVKRLDVGDCGSMLKILPSHLVQSFQNLQRLRVGRCELLESVFEIERVNIAKEETELFSSLEKLTLIDLPRMTDIWKGDTQFVSLHNLKKVRVQDCDELRQVFPTNLGKKAAVEEMVPYRKRRDHIHIHATTSTSSPTPSLGNLVSITIRGCGQLRQLFTTSMVKSLVRLESLEVSSCPTLQEIIMDDDGGVGLQGASTEKITFPSLFIIQLCHLDSLACFFSAGSHATIEFLALAALLIIDCPSMKTFGYGDQLTPKLLKGVLVNGEYRWTGNLNHTIQQYVYNEKKIREKEPMKSGISSETTSSDTEN; this is translated from the exons ATGGGGCTTTCACAGGACATGAGGATTTCAGCGCTACATTCTTGGATTAAGAATTTGCTGCTCAGATCAGAGATTCTTGCTTTGGCAGAAGTCAACGATTTGGAGAATATGGTCTCGGACCTAGCTAATGATGGCTTTAACGAATTGATGTTTCTAGTTATTGTCCGCTGCAATGAGATGAAATGTCTCGTGAACTCTTTGGAAAGGACACGAAGAGTAACTCTCCACAAGTTAGAATGGTTGGCGATATTTCTAAATCAGAACTTGGTTGAAATATGCCACGGTCAACTCCCAGCCGGGTGCTTGAGCAATGTAAAAAGGTTAGATGTGGGAGATTGTGGCAGCatgttgaaaattttaccAAGTCATTTGGTACAAAGCTTTCAAAATCTTCAACGTTTGAGGGTAGGAAGATGTGAGTTGCTGGAGTCTGTATTCGAAATTGAAAGGGTTAATATTGCAAAAGAAGAAACTGAGTTGTTTTCGTCATTAGAGAAACTGACTCTGATAGACCTGCCTCGGATGACGGACATATGGAAAGGTGACACTCAATTTGTAAGTCTCCATAACCTGAAGAAAGTAAGAGTGCAAGACTGCGATGAGTTGAGACAAGTATTTCCGACAAATCTTGGGAAGAAAGCAGCAGTAGAGGAGATGGTGCCGTACAGGAAAAGAAGAGATCACATTCACATTCACGCCACAACCTCAACCTCCTCTCCGACTCCGAGTTTGGGAAACCTGGTTTCTATTACAATTCGGGGATGTGGGCAACTACGACAACTCTTCACAACCTCCATGGTCAAAAGCCTGGTGCGACTTGAAAGCCTAGAAGTAAGCAGCTGCCCAACACTGCAAGAAATAATCATGGATGATGATGGAGGAGTGGGACTGCAGGGAGCATCAACAGAGAAGATCACGTTTCCAAGTTTGTTCATCATACAACTCTGTCACTTAGACAGCCTCGCTTGTTTCTTTTCAGCAGGTTCACATGCTACTATTGAATTCCTAGCTTTGGCGGCTTTGCTAATAATTGATTGTCCAAGCATGAAGACCTTTGGTTATGGAGACCAACTGACACCCAAGCTGCTGAAAGGTGTGTTAGTAAATGGTGAATATCGCTGGACGGGTAACCTTAACCACACCATTCAACAATACGTGTACAACGAGAAG AAAATTCGGGAGAAAGAACCAATGAAGTCTGGAATTTCATCTGAGACTACTTCCTCTGACACTGAGAATTGA